Proteins from one Scylla paramamosain isolate STU-SP2022 chromosome 3, ASM3559412v1, whole genome shotgun sequence genomic window:
- the LOC135116336 gene encoding uncharacterized protein LOC135116336: MCRLRIPPGMKGSQRAVVVVVVVVIVVVVKGARAAPQGPREDRALIGHSQEGKNEEQYPPQPYKFGFSIADQVKGVRFSQEGHSDEQGRVTGVYSYVRPDNVLVTVRYQADETGFHPTIVEEKAPLQAVPLNSPDAIATHTIQLPYTPQISVQVSAKQLQHYQEENERRARLQRRQQRQEGQK; this comes from the exons ATGTGCAGACTACGCATTCCCCCAGGCATGAAA GGGTCCCAaagagcggtggtggtggtggtagtggtggtgatagtggtggtggtgaagggggcgAGGGCGGCGCCGCAGGGACCAAGGGAGGACCGAGCACTGATAGGACACTCGCAGGAGGGGAAGAACGAGGAGCAGTATCCacca CAGCCCTACAAATTCGGTTTCTCCATCGCGGACCAGGTGAAGGGCGTCAGGTTCTCCCAAGAGGGGCACAGTGACGAGCAGGGCCGCGTCACGGGCGTCTATTCCTACGTCAGGCCAGACAACGTGCTCGTCACCGTCAG GTACCAAGCGGACGAGACTGGCTTCCATCCCACTATAGTTGAGGAAAAGGCCCCGTTGCAGGCAGTCCCCCTCAATTCTCCTGACGCCATCGCCACCCACACCATCCAGCTGCCCTACACGCCGCAGATCAGCGTGCAAGTCTCGGCCAAGCAGCTGCAGCACTACcaggaggagaacgagaggaGGGCACGGCTGCAGCGGCGACAACAGCGACAAGAGGGGCAGAagtag